The region CAGAAGGGACTAAAGGTAAAGACCTGACTGGAGATATAATTCTGGTAAAAACTATTGAAGAATTCAATGCCTTACCGGAAAGTGCTGTAAAGGGAAAAATTGTGTTTTTCAATAATCCTTTTAATCAATCTTATATTACTACATTCCTTGGATATCGTGATGGCGGAATATACAGGAGAGCAACAGCTTCGATGGTTGCCAAGAAAGGAGGAAAAGCTGTAATCATCCGCTCTTTATCTTCTGCTACAGACGATGCCCCGCATACAGGAGCTATGAAGTATGAAGATGGAACAGAAAAAATACCGGCTGTTGCTATTGGTCCTAAAGGAGCTGATAATCTTGCTAAGTTAATACAATCTCAAAAAGTTACAGCCAAGCTCAATTCAAACTGCGGAATGAAAGAGGAAGTAATGAGTAACTCTGTAATAGGAGAAATCACCGGTAAAAAAGATCAGAAAGTTATTGTTGTTGGAGGTCATCTGGATTCATGGGATGTTGGTGAAGGTGCACAGGATGATGGTGCCGGAATTGTACAATCTATAGAAGTACTCAGAACTTTCAAAAAATTAGGACTTAACAATAACCACACCATACGTGCCGTGCTATTTGCCAATGAAGAAAACGGAACGCGGGGCGGACTAAAATATGCAGAAGAGAATGGTGCTAAGGAGAAACATATCTTTGCACTTGAAAGTGATGCCGGAGGCTACTCTCCTATTGGTTTCTTTATGGATGTGACATCAAACCAAAAAGCTGATGTAAAAAATTGGATGAAATTATTTGCGCACTATAATGTTCATAACCTCGCTGATTCAGAAGGCGGGACTGATATTGCACCATTAAAAAAATATGGGGTATCTACTGCTGGTTTAATGCCGGATTCACAAAGATATTTCGATTTGCACCACTCTGCATCAGATACTTTTGAGGCAGTGAATCGAAGAGAGCTTCTGTTAGGAGCCAGTGTGATGACTCAGTTAATATATATGGTCGATAAATACTGGGAATAATGCGTAAACCTTCTCTACATAAAAGTTTTGGTAACGCTTTCAGAGGAATTTTCTTTTTACTCAAAAATGAAAGAAATTTTCAGATTGAAGTATTAGGGCTTTTGGTTAACCTGTTTCTTATTGTTTTTCTAAAGTTAGAAAGACTGGAAATAGCACTTATATTGATGGCTTCATTCTTCGTTCTGGTTACTGAAGCTCTAAATACGTGTGTAGAGAAAATATGTGATTTTGTCCACCCTGAATACAATCAGTATATAGGTATCATAAAAGATATAGCCGCCGGAGCTGTTGTAATAGCAGTTCTTGCGGCTGTTTTAACAGGCATTTATGTTTATATACCTTATATAATGGATTTTGCATCCTGATAGAACAGACTATCTGCAAAGGTATCCTGTGCAGAGATATAGCCAATATCAAATATCTCCTGCGTTCGCTGCTTTTTGGTTTCAAACCGTCCGTAGCTGCTTAGTTTATTTAAAGGAATAAACCAGTCGCACAATTCAAACTTATGCTGCTCCGATCTGTATAATAATATTTCTAAAGCCCGCTCAGTAACCGATCGGATACTCTTTATTTTATTCTGATTAAGTTTTTCCATAGGAGAAAGATATACACCAATCATTTTCTCAACCTTATTGTTTAATAAATCTGCAGGGAAATTATTGATAATACCTCCGTCGCAATAGATCTCTTCATTAATACTATAGGGAGTGGCAACTCCCGGAATTGCAGCAGAAGAAATAATAGCATCTATTACTTCTGTATCCTCATCAAACACATGTAAAGTTCCTGTTCCCAGGTCTGTAGCTGTAAGTAGCAACGGAATTCGGCTTTCCTTTATTTTTGAATTTCCAAATATTGGCTCCAGATAAATTCTGAAAATATCTGAACTAACAATACCCGGCTTATTAAATACCAGATGTTTCCAGTTGAAAAAATGAACAGACTGAAAAAAGGCCAGAATATCTTCCGGTGACTTTCCATATGCATATAATGCTCCAACCAATGCTCCTGCCGATGTACCAGAAATAACATCTACTTTTATTTGCTTCTCTTCCAGAAACTTCAATACTCCTGCATGTGCAATGCCTTTAGTTCCGCCTCCTGAAAGTACGAGCCCTGTTCTGTAATCCATTTAATAATTTTGTGTTGTAAAAATTTGGTTTATAAAATTATAAAATCCACAGCAGTTGCTGTGGATTTTAATTATTTTTCACATAATATTTATATTACGTTTATATTATATGTGAATTACTTCTCCATAAGCAGCTGCTACCGCTTCCATTATTGCTTCAGATAATGTTGGGTGCGGATGGATAGATTTAATGATCTCATGACCTGTAGTTTCTAATCTTCTTGCTACTACAGCTTCAGCTACCATTTCAGTTACCCCTGTACCAATCATATGACAGCCTAACCATTCGCCGTATTTCGCATCGAAAATTACCTTTACAAAACCATCAGTATCACCATTTGCTGTAGCTTTACCACTAGCAGAGAACGGGAATTTACCTACTTTTATTTCGTAACCTTTTTCTTTAGCCTGCTTTTCTGTTAAACCAACAGATGCAATTTCAGGAAGACAGTAAGTACAACCAGGGATATTGCCGTAGTCAATTTTATCTACATGCATTCCTTTGATTTTCTCAACACAAGTAATACCTTCAGCAGATGCTACGTGAGCTAATGCCTGAGTAGGGATAATATCTCCAATTGCATAGTAACCCGGTACATTTGTCTGATACCATTCGTTTACTAAAACTCTTCCTTTATCTGTTTTAATACCAACTTCTTCAAGTCCGATATTTTCAATATTTGCCTGGATACCAACTGCAGAAAGTACAACATCTGCTTCAAGGATAACTTCACCTTTAGCCGTTTTTACTTTAGCTTTTACACCTTCACCTGTAGTATCTACACTTTCAACAGAAGAATTTGTCATTACCTCAATTCCTGCTTTTTTCAAGGATTTCTCTAAGTGCTTAGATACTTCCTCATCTTCCAAAGGAACGATGTTTGGTAAGAATTCTACTACAGTAACTTTAGTTCCTAAACTTGAATAGAAGTAAGCAAACTCAACACCGATAGCTCCTGAACCTACAACAATCATAGATTTTGGCTGCTCTGGTAAGCTTAGTGCCTGACGGTAACCAATTACTTTTTTACCATCCTGCGGAAGGTTTGGCAATTCACGGGAACGTGCACCAGTTGCGATAATGATATTCTGACCTGCATAAGTTTGTTTTTTACCTTCAGCATCAGTAACTTCTACTTTCTTGCCTGGTAATACCTTTGCAGTACCTAAGATTACATCGATTTTGTTTTTCTTCATCAAGAATTCGATACCCTTGCTCATTTTATTAGCAACGCCACGGCTTCTCTGGATGATATTCGGGAATTCAAAACTAGGCTCTACTTTGTTAAGACCATATTCCTCAGCATGTTCTATATATTTGAAAACCTGTGCAGACTTCAATAAAGCTTTTGTTGGAATACAACCCCAGTTAAGGCAGATACCACCAAGATTCTCTTTCTCTATAATTGCAGTTTTGAAACCCAATTGGGAAGCTCTGATTGCAGTAACATAACCACCAGGTCCACTTCCTATAACAATAATATCGTAATTCATTGGAAAAAATTTTATTGCGAATTTACGAAAAAGATTGTGAAAAAAATAGCGAAACTAAAAACGAACAAATGAGAATAAACAGCTTATTACAGATTTTACAAAAAAGAGAATACCTCCAGAACCGGCAATACTTTATATCTCAATTCGATAGTCTATAAAAAAGCCTGCTTCAATAACTGAAACAGGCTTTTATAAGGAATTTACAATTTTATCTTTTTGCTTCCAATAGCTGCATGAACTGGTCTAATTTAGGAAGAACAATAATTTCTGTTCTTCTGTTTTCAGATTTGCCCATCGGCGTATTGTTATCTGTTTTAGGAACGTATTCTGAACGTCCTCCGGCTGTCATTCTGGACGGATTAACT is a window of Elizabethkingia anophelis R26 DNA encoding:
- a CDS encoding M20/M25/M40 family metallo-hydrolase, with the protein product MKKLMLIPLIASGFFFAQQKDDSLVFSKISGQILNHGEAYEELRDLSKNIGHRLSGSAAYEKATQWAVNQLKQAGADKVWLQPVKVPVWVRGKESLHIKTANGQWQSVNMLSLGNSEGTKGKDLTGDIILVKTIEEFNALPESAVKGKIVFFNNPFNQSYITTFLGYRDGGIYRRATASMVAKKGGKAVIIRSLSSATDDAPHTGAMKYEDGTEKIPAVAIGPKGADNLAKLIQSQKVTAKLNSNCGMKEEVMSNSVIGEITGKKDQKVIVVGGHLDSWDVGEGAQDDGAGIVQSIEVLRTFKKLGLNNNHTIRAVLFANEENGTRGGLKYAEENGAKEKHIFALESDAGGYSPIGFFMDVTSNQKADVKNWMKLFAHYNVHNLADSEGGTDIAPLKKYGVSTAGLMPDSQRYFDLHHSASDTFEAVNRRELLLGASVMTQLIYMVDKYWE
- a CDS encoding diacylglycerol kinase, whose translation is MRKPSLHKSFGNAFRGIFFLLKNERNFQIEVLGLLVNLFLIVFLKLERLEIALILMASFFVLVTEALNTCVEKICDFVHPEYNQYIGIIKDIAAGAVVIAVLAAVLTGIYVYIPYIMDFAS
- a CDS encoding patatin-like phospholipase family protein; translation: MDYRTGLVLSGGGTKGIAHAGVLKFLEEKQIKVDVISGTSAGALVGALYAYGKSPEDILAFFQSVHFFNWKHLVFNKPGIVSSDIFRIYLEPIFGNSKIKESRIPLLLTATDLGTGTLHVFDEDTEVIDAIISSAAIPGVATPYSINEEIYCDGGIINNFPADLLNNKVEKMIGVYLSPMEKLNQNKIKSIRSVTERALEILLYRSEQHKFELCDWFIPLNKLSSYGRFETKKQRTQEIFDIGYISAQDTFADSLFYQDAKSII
- the lpdA gene encoding dihydrolipoyl dehydrogenase — protein: MNYDIIVIGSGPGGYVTAIRASQLGFKTAIIEKENLGGICLNWGCIPTKALLKSAQVFKYIEHAEEYGLNKVEPSFEFPNIIQRSRGVANKMSKGIEFLMKKNKIDVILGTAKVLPGKKVEVTDAEGKKQTYAGQNIIIATGARSRELPNLPQDGKKVIGYRQALSLPEQPKSMIVVGSGAIGVEFAYFYSSLGTKVTVVEFLPNIVPLEDEEVSKHLEKSLKKAGIEVMTNSSVESVDTTGEGVKAKVKTAKGEVILEADVVLSAVGIQANIENIGLEEVGIKTDKGRVLVNEWYQTNVPGYYAIGDIIPTQALAHVASAEGITCVEKIKGMHVDKIDYGNIPGCTYCLPEIASVGLTEKQAKEKGYEIKVGKFPFSASGKATANGDTDGFVKVIFDAKYGEWLGCHMIGTGVTEMVAEAVVARRLETTGHEIIKSIHPHPTLSEAIMEAVAAAYGEVIHI